In Gimesia sp., the following are encoded in one genomic region:
- the rplT gene encoding 50S ribosomal protein L20: MRVSKGSARRRAKKRLFKEARGNYGGRSKLLRTVKETIIRSRAYAYRDRRVRKREFRALWITRITAACRARGTNYSQFINGLSKAGITLNRKSLSELAISQPQVFDEIVKAAQAALAA, encoded by the coding sequence ATGCGAGTTAGCAAAGGTTCAGCTCGACGTCGAGCCAAGAAAAGACTGTTTAAAGAAGCCCGTGGTAATTACGGTGGCCGCAGCAAGTTGTTGCGTACCGTAAAAGAAACAATCATTCGGTCTCGTGCTTACGCCTACCGTGACCGTCGGGTTCGCAAACGTGAATTCCGTGCTCTGTGGATTACCCGTATCACCGCTGCCTGTCGTGCACGGGGTACGAACTATTCGCAGTTCATTAACGGTCTGTCCAAAGCGGGCATCACGCTGAACCGGAAGTCTCTCAGCGAACTGGCGATTTCTCAGCCTCAGGTCTTCGATGAGATCGTCAAAGCAGCACAGGCAGCTCTGGCAGCATAA
- the fliM gene encoding flagellar motor switch protein FliM: MADVLSQNEVESLLSALDPSAGSTGGGSRPAARNTDFNSQISIYDFKRPERVSKEQMRAFRALHESFSREFGAALSGMLRSIIEVKLISVDQLTYSEFVFSLENPTCFNLLESETLDGHIILDISPSIIFPIIDRLLGGDGHTHGAYPNRALTEIEIRLVSRITGLAIEGIESAWSNLCDWKLRVSQVESNPQLVQIVPPNEVIVLISFEVTMGETRGIINLCIPFNTIEPLSNKLTSDTWSAYKKKTPDMRQQLNLEASVSKSKIEMKVELDHSRLTAGEVMNLAVGDVIMCNKGSAQSLTVEIEGAPVFTAYPGVYKGHKAISIEKMLAVPKDIIEQRIKQVEAGQA, translated from the coding sequence ATGGCAGACGTACTCAGTCAAAATGAAGTGGAATCGTTATTATCGGCGTTGGATCCTTCTGCCGGCTCTACCGGGGGAGGAAGTCGACCAGCGGCCCGGAATACCGATTTCAATTCCCAGATCAGCATCTACGACTTCAAGCGTCCGGAACGCGTCAGTAAAGAGCAGATGCGGGCGTTTCGCGCTTTGCATGAAAGCTTCAGCCGGGAGTTCGGTGCGGCACTCAGCGGGATGCTGCGGTCGATTATTGAAGTCAAACTGATCAGTGTGGACCAGCTGACGTATTCTGAATTCGTCTTCAGTCTGGAGAACCCGACCTGTTTCAACCTGCTCGAATCCGAGACGCTGGACGGGCATATTATTCTGGATATCAGCCCTTCAATTATCTTCCCGATCATCGACCGGCTGCTGGGTGGGGATGGCCACACGCACGGTGCCTACCCCAACCGGGCTCTTACCGAGATCGAAATCCGCCTGGTGTCGCGTATTACCGGCCTGGCGATTGAGGGGATCGAATCTGCCTGGAGCAACCTCTGCGACTGGAAGCTGCGGGTTTCCCAGGTGGAAAGTAATCCCCAGCTGGTTCAGATCGTGCCGCCGAACGAAGTGATCGTGCTGATCTCTTTCGAAGTGACGATGGGGGAGACCCGGGGAATTATCAACCTCTGTATTCCCTTTAATACGATTGAGCCGCTGTCGAACAAGCTGACTTCAGATACCTGGTCGGCTTATAAGAAGAAAACGCCTGACATGCGTCAGCAGTTGAATCTGGAAGCGAGTGTCTCCAAGTCCAAGATCGAGATGAAGGTAGAGCTGGATCACAGTCGGCTGACTGCAGGTGAGGTAATGAATCTGGCGGTCGGTGATGTGATCATGTGTAACAAGGGGAGTGCCCAGAGCCTGACGGTGGAAATCGAAGGGGCGCCGGTCTTCACAGCTTATCCCGGAGTTTATAAGGGGCATAAGGCGATCAGCATTGAAAAAATGCTGGCGGTACCCAAGGATATCATCGAGCAGCGAATCAAGCAGGTGGAAGCAGGCCAGGCCTGA
- a CDS encoding glutamate-5-semialdehyde dehydrogenase: MSSTTELDLAQYTEQLAQQARAASRKLVSANGNQKNAWLRRMTELIRERTPDLLAANERDIEQAPEYGLSEASIDRLRLTAARLEGIITALEEIMALPNPVGEVIDSNMRPNGLLVTRVRVPLGVVFFIYESRPNVTIDAAALCVKSGNAVILRGGKEAFHSNMAFYQLLQEGLRDVGLPEQAVQLVETTDREAVGHFLKLNKYIDVTIPRGGKGLIERVARDATMPVIKHFDGICHVYLDKTADPELAKRITVNSKCQRPGVCNAAECLLVHADVAETLLPEVAKALLDAGVELRCCPRSLELVGTGVPATEEDYGTEYGAKILSVKVVEDMDAAIQHIHQYGSGHTESIITTELAAAEKFTTEVDSAAVIVNASTRFNDGGEFGLGAEIGISTDKFHARGPCGLNELTSYKYVAHGAGQIRE; this comes from the coding sequence ATGAGTAGTACGACCGAATTAGACCTGGCGCAATACACCGAACAACTGGCTCAGCAGGCCCGCGCAGCGTCGCGTAAACTGGTTTCCGCTAATGGGAATCAGAAGAATGCCTGGCTCCGCCGGATGACCGAACTGATTCGGGAACGGACTCCTGATTTACTGGCTGCGAACGAACGCGATATCGAGCAGGCTCCCGAATACGGTTTGTCGGAAGCGTCGATTGACCGTTTGCGATTGACCGCAGCGCGGCTCGAGGGCATCATCACGGCGCTGGAAGAGATCATGGCTTTGCCTAATCCGGTTGGCGAAGTGATTGACAGTAACATGCGTCCCAACGGTCTGCTGGTAACCCGCGTGCGGGTGCCTCTGGGCGTGGTGTTCTTCATTTATGAGTCGCGTCCGAACGTGACCATTGATGCGGCAGCATTATGCGTCAAGAGTGGCAATGCGGTGATTTTACGCGGCGGAAAAGAAGCCTTTCACAGCAATATGGCCTTTTATCAGCTGCTGCAGGAAGGGCTCCGCGACGTGGGGCTGCCTGAGCAGGCCGTCCAACTGGTAGAGACCACTGACCGCGAAGCGGTGGGGCATTTTCTGAAGTTGAACAAATACATTGATGTGACCATTCCCCGTGGCGGTAAGGGGCTGATCGAGCGTGTGGCCCGCGATGCCACGATGCCAGTGATCAAGCATTTCGATGGAATCTGCCACGTCTACCTCGATAAGACGGCGGATCCGGAACTGGCTAAGCGGATTACGGTCAACAGTAAGTGTCAGCGGCCCGGCGTGTGTAATGCCGCCGAGTGTCTGCTGGTGCATGCGGACGTCGCAGAGACGTTATTGCCCGAAGTTGCGAAAGCACTGCTGGATGCGGGAGTTGAGCTGCGGTGTTGTCCCCGGTCACTGGAACTGGTGGGAACCGGGGTGCCTGCGACCGAGGAAGATTATGGGACCGAATACGGGGCGAAGATCCTCTCGGTTAAGGTCGTTGAGGATATGGATGCTGCGATTCAGCACATTCATCAGTACGGTTCGGGGCATACCGAATCCATCATTACGACCGAACTGGCGGCAGCGGAGAAGTTCACGACCGAGGTCGATTCAGCGGCTGTGATTGTGAATGCCAGCACACGTTTCAATGACGGAGGCGAGTTCGGCCTGGGAGCGGAAATCGGTATCAGTACAGATAAATTTCATGCACGTGGGCCCTGCGGGCTCAACGAATTGACGAGCTATAAATACGTGGCCCATGGAGCTGGGCAGATCAGAGAATAG
- the rpmI gene encoding 50S ribosomal protein L35 — MPKQKTHKGLKKRFKITASGKAKHRKAFRGHILSKKSPKRKIGLRSDGVVTGTEAKLIVEALRPGS; from the coding sequence ATGCCCAAGCAAAAGACTCACAAAGGATTGAAGAAGCGTTTTAAGATTACCGCTTCAGGAAAAGCCAAGCACCGCAAAGCATTTCGGGGCCACATTCTGAGCAAGAAGAGCCCCAAGCGGAAAATCGGTCTGCGTAGCGATGGCGTCGTGACCGGAACGGAAGCGAAGCTGATCGTGGAAGCCCTGCGTCCCGGTTCTTAA